The following nucleotide sequence is from Ahniella affigens.
GCATCAAACGGCCTTGTTCGTACCAGTCGCGGCCCATTTCCTGCCCGCCACGAACATGCGCAATGGCATAGACGACACCGCGATCAACGAGACTCAGCAGGGTCGAATTGAAAACTGGCTCGGTATTGCTGCCATAGCTGCCGTAACCGTACTGGAACAGCGCGGCCTTGCCGTTCTTCTCGAAGCCTTTTCGATACAGGAGGCTGACCGGAATCTGTGTGGTGCCATCACGCGACGGCGCCCATACGCGCTCCACCACATAGTTGTTGCGCTCAAAGCCGCCCAGAATCGTGTCCTGCTTCAGCTGCTTGCGCTCGCCCGTCTTGACGTTCAGTTCATAGACGGTGTTGGGTGTGGCCAGCGACGCATAACGATAGCGGACCCAGTCGGTATCCGGCTCGGCGTTGACATCGAGTTCCATGAAATACGCGGGCTCATCGGCGGCGACCGGTGTGGATTCGCCGTCATTCGGCAAGATTCGCAACTGGTTCAAACCATCCCGCCGCGCTTCAACGGCAAGGAACCCATTGAACAGTGCCATGGCACCAATGAACACTTTTGGATCGTGCGCGACGACATCCTGCCACTGGCTGCGGTCTGCCACATCCGATGACGCAGCTCTGACAACGCGGAAATTTGGTGCGTCCCAATTGGTCCGTAGAAACCACTGTCCATTAAGGTGATCGGCGTAGTAAATGAAATCGCGCTCGCGCGGGACCATGGCCTCGAACGCACCTGGATTTGCCGCGGGCGTGCAGCGGTCTTCAGTCGACACCGTGCTCTCCAGGTGGACACACAGAAACGCCTCGCTCGTGGTCTGGTAGAGACTGAGGTAGTAACTCTTGTCCGTCTCTTCATAGACCACGGTGTCCGTGCTCGGATCAGTTCCGAGCACGTGTTGCTTCACGCGCGTGCTGAGCAAGGTGACCGGATCGTTCTCGATATAAAACACCCGCTTTTGATCCTTGGCCCACAGGATGTCCGGGGCGGCGCCGTCGATGACATCCGGCAGCATGTCGCCGGTGCTGAGATCTTTGATGTGGATGCGGTACTGCAATCGCCCGACGGTGTCGTCGCTATACGCCAACAACGTTTGATCCGGGCTCAATTCAAACGCCCCGATCCGATAGAACCCCTTGCCGGCCGCGAGCGCATTCACATCGAGGAGCACTTCCTCGGGTGCGTCGATGGCGTCCTTGCGGCGCGCATGAA
It contains:
- a CDS encoding S9 family peptidase; translated protein: MLAACSPEPTTAPEASATPTPPVAAKRPYEVVAPHGAKRQDEYYWLRDDSRQNPEMLQYLEAENRYADAVLAPQQALRDTLYAELTGRIQQDDSTVPYRKSGYWHYTRYEAGQEYPIHARRKDAIDAPEEVLLDVNALAAGKGFYRIGAFELSPDQTLLAYSDDTVGRLQYRIHIKDLSTGDMLPDVIDGAAPDILWAKDQKRVFYIENDPVTLLSTRVKQHVLGTDPSTDTVVYEETDKSYYLSLYQTTSEAFLCVHLESTVSTEDRCTPAANPGAFEAMVPRERDFIYYADHLNGQWFLRTNWDAPNFRVVRAASSDVADRSQWQDVVAHDPKVFIGAMALFNGFLAVEARRDGLNQLRILPNDGESTPVAADEPAYFMELDVNAEPDTDWVRYRYASLATPNTVYELNVKTGERKQLKQDTILGGFERNNYVVERVWAPSRDGTTQIPVSLLYRKGFEKNGKAALFQYGYGSYGSNTEPVFNSTLLSLVDRGVVYAIAHVRGGQEMGRDWYEQGRLMLKVNTFNDFIDVTRYLVAQGYADKKRVAAMGRSAGGLLMGAITNMAPDDYRVIVTQVPFVDVVTTMLDESIPLTTNEFDEWGNPADPAFYEYMLSYSPYDQIEAKAYPSLYVGTGLWDSQVQYFEPAKYVARMRAKKADNNPLVFRVNMEAGHGGKSGRLQRFREASEYQAFMLTELGIKQ